A window of Corallococcus macrosporus DSM 14697 contains these coding sequences:
- a CDS encoding DUF4388 domain-containing protein: MSLQGTLKDFGIGDILQLIGQQQKTGTLHVRARDQEVRIGFSEGHIIKAESVTRKRKELIGAMLVRSELITETQLEAALETQRRTLKRLGDVLVSSQALTAERFQAMMQLQATETLYRLFTWTSGTYEFVQEPVEPDAEAIQPLRAETVLMEGFRMVDEWPVIRQKIHRDDLVFERIKALPQPRGEEGGELGAIGPSERRIYDELSPGRDLRKLVDISCLGEFETCKALYNLVKGEYVRSVLPKGAPAPVPGDQRLLARMAGPLGRLVATTVVLAAVGGVVFRAMSAGHEGLAPEVFADSAAQRHVSQAQRVRIEAALEVFRLERGELPERLDSLVQAGLLKPGELKYPWREEYYYRRLAARQFILLPPLR; encoded by the coding sequence ATGTCCCTGCAAGGCACCCTGAAGGATTTTGGAATCGGCGACATCCTGCAGCTCATCGGGCAGCAGCAGAAGACGGGCACGCTCCACGTCCGCGCCAGGGACCAGGAAGTGCGCATCGGCTTCAGTGAGGGCCACATCATCAAGGCGGAGAGCGTCACCCGGAAGCGCAAGGAGCTCATCGGCGCCATGCTGGTGCGCTCGGAGCTCATCACCGAAACGCAGCTCGAGGCGGCCCTGGAGACGCAGCGCCGCACCCTCAAGCGACTGGGGGACGTGCTCGTCTCCAGTCAGGCCCTCACCGCCGAGCGCTTCCAGGCGATGATGCAGTTGCAGGCCACGGAGACCCTCTACCGTCTCTTCACCTGGACGTCGGGCACCTATGAGTTCGTCCAGGAGCCCGTGGAGCCGGACGCGGAGGCCATCCAGCCCCTGCGCGCCGAGACGGTGCTCATGGAGGGCTTCCGGATGGTCGATGAGTGGCCCGTCATCCGGCAGAAGATCCACCGCGACGACCTCGTCTTCGAGCGCATCAAGGCCCTGCCGCAGCCCCGCGGCGAGGAGGGTGGGGAGCTGGGCGCCATCGGTCCCTCCGAGCGGCGCATCTATGACGAGCTCTCTCCCGGGAGGGACTTGCGCAAGCTGGTGGACATCTCCTGCCTGGGCGAGTTCGAGACCTGCAAGGCGCTCTACAACCTGGTGAAGGGCGAGTACGTGCGCTCCGTCCTCCCGAAGGGGGCCCCGGCGCCCGTCCCGGGAGACCAGCGCCTGCTCGCCCGGATGGCGGGGCCCTTGGGGCGGCTGGTCGCCACCACGGTGGTGCTGGCGGCGGTGGGGGGCGTGGTGTTCCGCGCGATGAGCGCCGGCCATGAAGGCCTTGCGCCCGAGGTGTTTGCGGATTCAGCGGCCCAACGTCATGTTTCCCAGGCGCAGCGCGTCCGCATCGAGGCCGCGCTCGAGGTCTTTCGCCTGGAACGCGGAGAGCTGCCTGAACGTCTGGATTCTTTGGTGCAGGCTGGACTGTTGAAACCGGGCGAACTGAAATACCCCTGGCGGGAAGAGTACTATTACCGGCGGTTGGCCGCTCGGCAGTTCATTCTCCTGCCACCCTTGCGCTAG
- the leuS gene encoding leucine--tRNA ligase: protein MAMNERYEPQAIEGKWQTRWDDAGIFRAGRRPGAPKKYVLEMLPYPSGKMHMGHVRNYLLGDVYARYYWMQGFDVLHPLGWDALGLPAENAAIKDGVHPAVRTAENIASFKKEVKSLGYSYDWEREVNTSDPEYYRWNQWFFIQMLERGLVYRRFSKVNWCTGCHTVIANEQVKDGVCERCDSPVVDKEMPEWAFRITRYSQELLEALDTLKEWPHRITAAQRNWIGRSDGAEADFRVQGHDAALRVFTTRVDTIFGCTYVVLAPDHKLVAQVTTPERRAEVEAFARRMAAQSKTERLGEGTEKEGVFTGAYAENPFTGQAVPIWIANFVLSDYGTGAVMSVPAHDERDFAFARKYSLPVKVVIQPASGDKLPPGDKLEAAYTEYGVLEDSGAYTGQTSEQARQAMAASLEKDGKGKATVTYRQKDWGFSRQRYWGTPIPIVYCEKCDPERQGIPVPVDQLPVRLPEIDTQAVLTGKGEPPLAKVASWVNTPCPKCGGPARREAETMDTFVDSCWYFARYLSPHYDAAPFDPKEAQRFLPVDIYVGGPEHAVMHLLYFRFWTRVMKLLGLSPVDEPVTRLITQGIVNGPDARKMSKRWGNVVAPSSIVQKYGADTARAYVLFAGPPERDFDWSDDQVEGVFRFLKRVWTLAATHQAATATATHDGPYEGKALEIRRAAHKTLKRVGEAIERLSFNTAIAGIMEGVNALYAQGTPETAAEKAAMAEAVRLLTVVLTPFAPHIADEIAEAYGGKDFTVAQSWPAFDPALVVDDVIPYAVQVNGKLRAEIRVPADAAEADVRAAAEADEKVQAALAGKTLRKFVFVPKRLVNFVAT, encoded by the coding sequence ATGGCGATGAACGAGCGTTACGAGCCGCAGGCGATTGAAGGTAAGTGGCAGACCCGTTGGGACGACGCGGGCATCTTCCGGGCAGGCAGGCGCCCCGGTGCACCCAAGAAGTACGTGCTCGAGATGCTGCCGTACCCCAGCGGGAAGATGCACATGGGGCATGTGCGCAACTACCTGCTCGGGGACGTGTACGCGCGCTACTACTGGATGCAGGGCTTCGACGTGCTGCATCCCCTGGGCTGGGATGCGCTCGGCCTGCCGGCGGAGAACGCGGCCATCAAGGACGGCGTGCACCCGGCGGTGCGCACGGCGGAGAACATCGCTTCCTTCAAGAAGGAAGTGAAGAGCCTGGGCTACAGCTACGACTGGGAACGCGAGGTCAACACCAGCGATCCCGAGTACTACCGCTGGAATCAGTGGTTCTTCATCCAGATGCTGGAGCGTGGGCTCGTCTATCGCCGCTTCAGCAAGGTGAACTGGTGTACCGGCTGCCACACCGTCATCGCCAACGAGCAGGTGAAGGACGGCGTCTGCGAGCGCTGCGACTCTCCGGTGGTGGACAAGGAGATGCCCGAATGGGCGTTCCGCATCACCCGGTACTCGCAGGAGCTGCTGGAGGCGCTGGACACGCTCAAGGAGTGGCCCCACCGCATCACCGCCGCGCAGCGGAACTGGATTGGCCGTTCGGACGGCGCCGAGGCCGACTTCCGCGTCCAGGGGCACGACGCCGCGCTGCGTGTGTTCACCACCCGCGTCGACACCATCTTCGGCTGCACCTACGTGGTGCTGGCGCCGGACCACAAGCTGGTGGCCCAGGTGACGACGCCGGAGCGCCGCGCGGAGGTGGAGGCCTTCGCCAGGCGCATGGCCGCCCAGTCCAAGACGGAGCGCCTGGGTGAGGGCACGGAGAAGGAGGGCGTCTTCACCGGCGCCTACGCGGAGAACCCGTTCACCGGGCAGGCCGTCCCCATCTGGATCGCCAACTTCGTGCTGAGCGACTACGGCACCGGCGCGGTGATGAGCGTGCCCGCGCACGACGAGCGCGACTTCGCCTTCGCGCGCAAGTACAGCCTCCCCGTCAAGGTCGTCATCCAGCCGGCGTCCGGTGACAAGCTGCCGCCGGGCGACAAGCTGGAGGCGGCCTATACGGAGTACGGCGTGCTGGAGGATTCCGGCGCCTACACGGGGCAGACCTCCGAGCAGGCGCGCCAGGCCATGGCCGCGTCGCTGGAGAAGGACGGCAAGGGCAAGGCGACGGTGACGTACCGCCAGAAGGACTGGGGCTTCAGCCGCCAGCGCTACTGGGGCACGCCCATCCCCATCGTCTACTGCGAGAAGTGCGACCCGGAGCGCCAAGGCATCCCGGTGCCGGTGGACCAGCTCCCCGTGCGCCTGCCGGAGATCGACACCCAGGCGGTGCTCACCGGCAAGGGCGAGCCGCCGCTGGCGAAGGTGGCCTCGTGGGTGAACACCCCGTGTCCGAAGTGCGGCGGGCCTGCCCGGCGCGAGGCGGAGACGATGGACACCTTCGTCGACTCCTGCTGGTACTTCGCGCGCTACCTGTCGCCGCACTACGACGCCGCGCCGTTCGACCCGAAGGAGGCCCAGCGCTTCCTGCCCGTGGACATCTACGTCGGCGGGCCCGAGCACGCGGTGATGCACCTGCTCTACTTCCGCTTCTGGACGCGGGTGATGAAGCTGCTGGGCCTGAGCCCCGTGGACGAGCCCGTCACGCGGCTCATCACCCAGGGCATCGTCAACGGTCCGGATGCCCGGAAGATGTCCAAGCGCTGGGGCAACGTGGTGGCGCCTTCCTCCATCGTCCAGAAGTACGGCGCGGACACGGCGCGGGCCTACGTGCTGTTCGCGGGCCCGCCGGAGCGCGACTTCGACTGGTCCGACGACCAGGTGGAGGGCGTGTTCCGCTTCCTCAAGCGCGTCTGGACGCTGGCCGCCACGCACCAGGCGGCCACGGCGACCGCCACCCATGACGGGCCCTACGAGGGCAAGGCGCTGGAGATCCGCCGCGCGGCGCACAAGACGCTGAAGCGGGTGGGGGAGGCCATCGAGCGCCTGTCCTTCAACACCGCCATCGCCGGCATCATGGAGGGCGTGAACGCGCTCTACGCGCAGGGGACGCCGGAGACGGCCGCGGAGAAGGCCGCCATGGCGGAGGCCGTGCGGCTGCTGACGGTGGTGCTCACCCCGTTCGCGCCGCACATCGCGGACGAAATCGCGGAGGCCTACGGCGGCAAGGACTTCACCGTCGCCCAGTCCTGGCCGGCGTTCGACCCGGCGCTGGTGGTGGACGACGTCATCCCCTACGCCGTGCAGGTGAACGGCAAGCTGCGCGCGGAGATTCGCGTTCCGGCGGACGCGGCGGAGGCGGACGTGCGCGCCGCCGCGGAGGCGGATGAGAAGGTCCAGGCGGCCCTGGCGGGGAAGACGCTGCGCAAGTTCGTCTTCGTCCCCAAGCGCCTCGTGAACTTCGTCGCCACCTGA
- the lptE gene encoding LPS assembly lipoprotein LptE, with the protein MSRPCAVVARRLRIGVAVGMWVAAGAGCGYRLTPRGDGLPAGVTSLCAPVFINETAEPTLEVVFTRFLRQELIRVGRLGSAESCDARVEGTVSWVANTPTTVVGKTSSPGFFFRVSARARIRVVKDGQVLKQTEVAGTEDYLLGSGDILEAEANRQVALERLAEVLMRDGYDRLAGAW; encoded by the coding sequence ATGTCGCGACCCTGCGCTGTCGTCGCCCGCCGCCTTCGGATTGGCGTGGCCGTGGGAATGTGGGTGGCCGCGGGCGCGGGGTGTGGCTACCGCCTGACGCCTCGGGGTGATGGCCTGCCGGCGGGCGTGACGTCCCTCTGCGCGCCTGTCTTCATCAACGAGACGGCCGAGCCCACGCTGGAGGTCGTCTTCACGCGCTTCCTGCGCCAGGAGCTGATCCGCGTGGGCCGGCTGGGCAGCGCGGAGTCCTGTGACGCGCGCGTGGAGGGCACGGTGTCGTGGGTGGCGAACACGCCGACGACCGTGGTGGGCAAGACGTCCAGCCCCGGCTTCTTCTTCCGGGTCTCCGCCCGGGCCCGCATCCGCGTGGTGAAGGACGGGCAGGTCCTCAAGCAGACGGAGGTCGCCGGCACGGAGGACTATCTGCTGGGGAGCGGAGACATCCTGGAGGCGGAGGCGAACCGGCAGGTCGCGCTCGAGCGCCTCGCGGAGGTCTTGATGCGGGACGGGTACGATCGGCTGGCCGGCGCCTGGTGA
- a CDS encoding SusC/RagA family TonB-linked outer membrane protein: MTLRRALIPGCVFALFSLETLAQDANIAPPAAETQTPAPAPAVTPQPAATAPAPAPAPANVRTVKGRVADRLTNEGLPLVRVIIKGTTQGVETELDGTFTLPNVPARAVTLLFSSQDYGEREVQVGPNQRTVEVALENIFAEEMVVVGRASEVARKNLANSVASVNSEEINRAPAQTVDQALQGKVAGANIQSNGGAPGGGLQLRLRGVSTINGSSAPLYVIDGVLVSDVAIASGVFAITESVAGANANPTQDNQVNRIADINPNDIESIEVLKGASAAAIYGSKAANGVVIINTKRGRSSEPEFAVTQRLGMYTLANKIGTRRFRNEQEVIDTFGEAAAQYYVRGRRYDHESALAGRRDLSSETLASVSGMTGNTKYFASAMIKNDEGIIANTGYEKQSFRLNLGQKLGEAVEVNVATNLVHSLGQRGLTNNDNASISNYMVLPYSPEFLPLGASSDGVYPQNPFLPNRANPLQTAALVKNDENVWRFIGSGDLTWHLWKTDAHHLRVLANAGVDRFQQENSLFFPPELNFEPIDDGLPGSSLFGTSQVRNLNSGLNLVHTYKPASGGIVATTSGGLQFEERNIDSVYIVSENLNAGQQNVDSGTVVNLRQNRSLVRDRGYYVQEELLMLDERLTLVGALRAEQSSANGNPNALFLYPKLATAYRIPSFHPTVNEFKVRAAYGETGNLPLYGMKFTGLRATGNIAGSPGLVGTGIAGDPNIKPERQREVEAGVDALLFGGDLVAEVSIYQRNISDLLLQRALAPSGGFATQIFNGGSLRNRGVEAMLQVTPVRGEFEWTSGATFALNRSRVTDLPVPAFLAGGFGTGLGAFRIEEGATATQIVGNAGVDENGRPIVRKIGDTEPTFRMSFTNGFKYRDFSLSFLFDWQQGSDVINLTRYIYDGAGTSPDFTTGGRERLARRRTHADAYLEDASFLKLREVTFMYQLPKEWVSMVPAVKSARLSLSGRNLLMLTGYSGLDPEVSNFGNQAIARNVDVAPFPPSRSFWTSIDVGF; encoded by the coding sequence ATGACGCTGAGAAGGGCGTTGATTCCGGGGTGCGTGTTTGCACTCTTCTCGTTGGAAACGCTGGCGCAGGACGCGAATATCGCACCGCCTGCCGCCGAAACACAGACACCGGCACCCGCGCCAGCGGTTACGCCACAACCGGCGGCCACGGCTCCAGCGCCAGCGCCGGCGCCCGCCAACGTGCGCACGGTGAAGGGCCGCGTGGCCGACCGGCTCACCAACGAGGGATTGCCCCTGGTGCGTGTCATCATCAAGGGCACGACCCAGGGCGTTGAGACGGAGCTGGACGGCACCTTCACCCTGCCCAACGTCCCCGCCCGCGCGGTGACGCTGCTCTTCTCCAGCCAGGACTACGGCGAGCGGGAGGTCCAGGTGGGCCCCAACCAGCGCACCGTGGAGGTGGCGCTGGAGAACATCTTCGCGGAGGAGATGGTGGTGGTGGGCCGCGCCAGTGAAGTGGCCCGGAAGAACCTGGCCAACTCGGTGGCCTCGGTGAACAGCGAGGAGATCAACCGCGCCCCCGCCCAGACGGTGGACCAGGCGCTCCAGGGCAAGGTCGCCGGCGCCAACATCCAGAGCAACGGCGGCGCGCCCGGCGGCGGCCTCCAGCTCCGGCTGCGCGGCGTGTCCACCATCAACGGCTCGTCCGCCCCGCTGTACGTCATCGACGGCGTGCTCGTCAGCGACGTGGCCATCGCCTCCGGTGTGTTCGCCATCACCGAGTCCGTGGCCGGCGCCAACGCGAACCCCACCCAGGACAACCAGGTCAACCGCATCGCGGACATCAACCCCAACGACATCGAGAGCATCGAGGTCCTCAAGGGCGCGTCCGCCGCCGCCATCTACGGTTCCAAGGCCGCCAACGGCGTGGTCATCATCAACACCAAGCGGGGCCGCTCCAGCGAGCCGGAGTTCGCGGTGACGCAGCGCCTGGGCATGTACACGCTGGCCAACAAGATTGGCACCCGCCGCTTCAGGAACGAGCAGGAGGTCATCGACACCTTCGGCGAGGCCGCGGCCCAGTACTACGTGCGTGGGCGCCGGTACGACCACGAGTCCGCCCTGGCCGGCCGCCGCGACCTGTCCTCGGAGACGCTGGCCAGCGTCAGCGGCATGACGGGCAACACGAAGTACTTCGCGTCGGCGATGATCAAGAACGACGAAGGCATCATCGCCAACACCGGGTACGAGAAGCAGTCGTTCCGCCTGAACCTGGGCCAGAAGCTGGGTGAGGCGGTGGAGGTCAACGTCGCCACCAACCTGGTCCACTCCCTGGGGCAGCGCGGCCTGACGAACAACGACAACGCGAGCATCAGCAACTACATGGTGCTGCCGTACTCGCCGGAGTTCCTCCCGCTGGGAGCCAGCTCGGACGGGGTGTACCCGCAGAACCCCTTCCTCCCCAACCGCGCCAACCCGCTTCAGACGGCCGCGCTGGTGAAGAACGACGAGAACGTGTGGCGCTTCATCGGGTCCGGAGACCTGACGTGGCACCTGTGGAAGACGGACGCCCACCACCTGCGCGTGCTGGCCAACGCCGGCGTGGACCGGTTCCAGCAGGAGAACTCGCTCTTCTTCCCGCCCGAGCTGAACTTCGAGCCCATCGATGACGGCCTGCCGGGCTCGTCACTCTTCGGCACCAGCCAGGTGCGCAACCTGAACTCCGGCCTGAACCTGGTGCACACGTACAAGCCCGCGTCCGGCGGCATCGTGGCGACCACGTCCGGCGGTCTCCAATTCGAAGAGCGCAACATCGACTCCGTCTACATCGTCAGCGAGAACCTGAACGCCGGCCAGCAGAACGTGGACAGCGGCACCGTGGTCAACCTGCGGCAGAACCGCTCGCTGGTGAGGGATAGGGGCTACTACGTCCAGGAGGAGCTGCTCATGCTGGACGAGCGGCTGACGCTGGTGGGCGCGCTGCGCGCCGAGCAGAGCAGCGCCAACGGCAACCCCAACGCGCTGTTCCTGTACCCGAAGCTGGCCACCGCCTACCGCATCCCCTCGTTCCACCCGACGGTGAACGAGTTCAAGGTCCGCGCGGCCTACGGCGAGACGGGCAACCTGCCGCTCTACGGCATGAAGTTCACCGGCCTGCGCGCCACCGGCAACATCGCCGGCAGCCCGGGCCTGGTGGGCACCGGCATCGCGGGTGACCCGAACATCAAGCCGGAGCGGCAGCGCGAGGTCGAAGCCGGCGTGGACGCCCTCCTGTTCGGCGGCGACCTGGTCGCCGAGGTGTCCATCTACCAGCGCAACATCAGCGACCTGCTGCTGCAGCGCGCCCTGGCCCCGTCCGGCGGCTTCGCCACGCAGATCTTCAACGGAGGCTCGCTGCGCAACCGCGGCGTCGAGGCCATGCTCCAGGTGACGCCCGTGCGCGGCGAGTTCGAGTGGACCAGCGGCGCGACGTTCGCCCTCAACCGCAGCCGGGTGACGGACCTGCCCGTCCCCGCGTTCCTCGCGGGCGGGTTCGGCACCGGCCTGGGGGCCTTCCGCATCGAGGAAGGCGCGACGGCGACGCAGATTGTCGGCAACGCCGGCGTCGACGAGAACGGCCGCCCGATTGTCCGGAAGATTGGCGACACCGAGCCCACCTTCCGCATGTCCTTCACCAACGGCTTCAAGTACCGGGACTTCAGCCTGTCCTTCCTGTTCGACTGGCAGCAGGGAAGCGACGTCATCAACCTGACGCGGTACATCTACGACGGCGCAGGGACGTCACCGGACTTCACGACGGGTGGCCGCGAGCGGCTCGCACGGCGCCGCACCCACGCGGACGCGTACCTCGAGGACGCCAGCTTCCTCAAGCTGCGTGAGGTGACCTTCATGTACCAGCTCCCCAAGGAGTGGGTCTCCATGGTCCCCGCGGTGAAGTCCGCCCGCCTCAGCCTGAGCGGCCGCAACCTCCTCATGCTCACCGGCTACTCCGGGTTGGACCCGGAGGTGAGCAACTTCGGCAACCAGGCCATCGCCCGCAACGTGGACGTAGCCCCCTTCCCTCCCAGCCGCAGCTTCTGGACCTCCATCGACGTCGGGTTCTGA
- the mazG gene encoding nucleoside triphosphate pyrophosphohydrolase: MADTTLNPGAELERLVDIMRQLRAEGGCPWDREQDLRSLRPYLLEEAFEVLEEMDRVAHGGSWRTFCEELGDLLFQIVFHAQLATELGEFTLADVAKAIGDKLVSRHPHVFGGGQRMEGAEQVLDNWAKLKAAEKKRKTGREGSVLDGVPVAAPALMRAERLTEKASRIGFDWADVASVRAKLTEELGELDEAIAAKDRDAIEHELGDVLFSLANLARFVGAPAEDALRMAIRRFTARFQHIESALRTEGVALGDATLAHLERHWQDAKAREKALPPPTWVPRAPVTTLRLGVADLPAQRAFWDALAPRLGWTTRRAPAADQAIYEEGGLRLTFEASATPTAGLRLVLTAPSPAAVERLPAILAALPGARLIQHQAGHLTFQDPSGLVWEYATPVE, translated from the coding sequence ATGGCGGACACGACGCTGAACCCCGGAGCCGAGCTGGAGCGACTGGTCGACATCATGCGGCAACTGCGCGCCGAAGGCGGCTGCCCGTGGGACCGGGAACAGGACCTGCGCTCGCTGCGGCCCTACCTGCTGGAAGAAGCCTTCGAAGTCCTGGAAGAGATGGACCGGGTGGCCCACGGCGGCTCCTGGCGGACCTTCTGTGAAGAGCTGGGAGACCTGCTCTTCCAGATTGTCTTCCACGCCCAGCTCGCGACGGAGCTGGGGGAGTTCACCCTGGCGGACGTGGCCAAGGCGATTGGCGACAAGCTGGTCAGCCGGCACCCGCACGTCTTTGGCGGCGGCCAGCGGATGGAGGGCGCCGAGCAGGTCCTGGACAACTGGGCCAAGCTGAAGGCGGCGGAGAAGAAGCGGAAGACGGGCCGGGAGGGCTCGGTGCTGGACGGCGTGCCCGTGGCCGCCCCCGCGCTGATGCGGGCCGAGCGGCTGACGGAGAAGGCCAGCCGCATCGGCTTCGACTGGGCGGACGTGGCCAGCGTGCGCGCCAAGCTCACCGAGGAGCTGGGCGAACTGGACGAGGCCATCGCCGCGAAGGACCGGGACGCCATCGAGCACGAGCTCGGCGACGTGCTCTTCTCGCTCGCCAACCTGGCGCGCTTCGTGGGGGCCCCGGCCGAGGACGCGCTGCGCATGGCCATCCGCCGCTTCACCGCCCGCTTTCAGCACATCGAATCCGCGCTGCGGACCGAGGGCGTCGCCCTGGGAGACGCCACGCTGGCGCACCTGGAGCGCCACTGGCAGGACGCCAAGGCCCGGGAGAAGGCCCTGCCCCCTCCCACCTGGGTTCCCCGCGCGCCCGTCACCACGCTGCGGCTGGGCGTGGCGGACCTCCCCGCGCAGCGCGCCTTCTGGGATGCCCTGGCCCCCCGGCTGGGATGGACCACCCGGCGGGCTCCGGCGGCGGATCAGGCCATCTATGAGGAGGGCGGCCTGCGACTCACCTTCGAGGCGTCCGCCACCCCCACGGCGGGCCTTCGGCTGGTCCTCACGGCCCCCTCCCCGGCGGCGGTGGAGCGGCTGCCCGCCATCCTGGCGGCGCTTCCCGGGGCCCGGCTGATCCAGCACCAGGCCGGTCACCTCACCTTCCAGGACCCCTCCGGGCTGGTGTGGGAATATGCGACTCCGGTAGAGTGA
- a CDS encoding RagB/SusD family nutrient uptake outer membrane protein, which translates to MTIQLTKKAFVGLFTVLGLSGCGSMDVPDLNNPSLDDFRERPTRPAVLTAATGLLVGHRAGVAAPNGYVAQLGIIGREAYVIDAADPRSIDELLGPTLDPGGPAFGGNHWTNPYLNIRNANALLDSLDKVPNTPDAEKEGLRGFAKTMQALDFLVVINTRDTHGAPIDVNLPIGQLAPIVGKEAVFERIAALLDEGAAHLENGGESFPFQLSPGFAGFNTPTTFRQFNRAIAARVAVYRGRYAEALTALSQSFLNQNASLDLGVYHSFGTNSGDTDNGLISVNVYAHPSIVTDAEFQENGTVDDRVVRKLTRLPEARTAADGKVSTEWRFRIYPSNNSPVPIIRNEELILLRAEANIGERFYGPAADDLNFIRTTSGRLAPRLDIDESNALDELLKQKRYSLLFEGGHRWIDLRRYGRLDTLPRVLDPNFAPHERFPIPAAEMNARQ; encoded by the coding sequence ATGACCATCCAATTGACCAAGAAGGCATTCGTGGGGCTCTTCACCGTCCTGGGCCTGAGCGGCTGCGGGAGCATGGACGTCCCAGACCTGAACAACCCCAGCCTCGATGACTTCCGCGAGCGGCCCACGCGCCCCGCGGTGCTCACCGCCGCCACGGGCCTGCTCGTCGGCCACCGCGCGGGCGTCGCCGCGCCCAACGGCTACGTGGCGCAGCTCGGCATCATCGGGCGCGAGGCGTACGTCATCGACGCCGCGGACCCCCGCTCCATCGACGAGCTGCTGGGCCCCACGCTGGACCCCGGCGGCCCGGCGTTCGGCGGCAACCACTGGACCAACCCCTACCTGAACATCCGCAACGCCAACGCGCTGCTGGACTCCCTGGACAAGGTCCCCAACACGCCTGACGCCGAGAAGGAGGGCCTCCGCGGCTTCGCGAAGACGATGCAGGCCCTGGACTTCCTCGTCGTCATCAACACGCGGGACACCCACGGGGCGCCCATCGACGTCAACCTGCCCATTGGCCAGCTGGCCCCCATCGTCGGCAAGGAGGCGGTGTTCGAGCGCATCGCCGCGCTGCTCGATGAGGGCGCAGCCCACCTGGAGAACGGAGGGGAGAGCTTCCCCTTCCAGCTCAGCCCGGGCTTCGCCGGCTTCAACACGCCCACGACGTTCCGGCAGTTCAACCGGGCGATCGCCGCGCGGGTGGCCGTGTACCGGGGACGCTACGCCGAGGCGCTCACCGCCCTGAGCCAGTCCTTCCTCAACCAGAACGCGTCGTTGGACCTGGGCGTCTACCACTCCTTCGGCACGAACTCCGGCGACACGGACAACGGGCTCATCAGCGTCAACGTCTACGCGCACCCGTCCATCGTCACCGACGCGGAGTTCCAGGAGAACGGCACGGTGGATGACCGCGTCGTCCGGAAGCTCACGCGCCTGCCCGAGGCGAGGACGGCGGCGGACGGAAAGGTGTCCACGGAGTGGCGCTTCCGCATCTATCCCTCGAACAACTCGCCCGTGCCCATCATCCGCAACGAGGAGCTCATCCTCCTGCGCGCGGAGGCCAACATCGGTGAGCGGTTCTACGGACCGGCCGCGGACGACCTCAACTTCATCCGCACCACCTCCGGCCGGCTGGCCCCGCGCCTGGACATCGATGAGAGCAATGCCCTGGACGAGCTGCTGAAGCAGAAGCGGTACTCGCTCCTGTTCGAAGGCGGCCACCGGTGGATTGACCTGCGGCGCTACGGGCGGCTCGACACGCTTCCCCGCGTGCTGGACCCGAACTTCGCGCCCCACGAGCGCTTCCCCATCCCGGCGGCGGAGATGAACGCGCGGCAGTAG
- the rpsT gene encoding 30S ribosomal protein S20, with protein MANTKSAEKRHRQSLKRRARNITVRGEVKTAVKSAREALGTKDGAKMTDAIKSAAKALNKAATKGVLHKRTASRRISRLAKAATKAARAQA; from the coding sequence TTGGCCAACACCAAGTCCGCAGAGAAGCGTCACCGTCAGTCCCTGAAGCGCCGTGCGCGCAACATCACCGTGCGCGGTGAGGTGAAGACCGCCGTGAAGTCCGCCCGCGAGGCGCTCGGCACCAAGGATGGGGCGAAGATGACGGACGCCATCAAGTCGGCCGCCAAGGCGCTGAACAAGGCCGCCACCAAGGGCGTGCTGCACAAGCGCACCGCTTCCCGCCGCATCTCCCGCCTCGCCAAGGCCGCCACCAAGGCCGCCCGCGCGCAGGCCTAG